Within Bombus fervidus isolate BK054 chromosome 3, iyBomFerv1, whole genome shotgun sequence, the genomic segment GAAGTAAGGCTTATTGAACCAGCTGAAAATCAGTCAACTAGTACAGGAATAGATAAATCTATTCTAGTAACAACTGCTCGATCGTCCTTTTTATTTGCTCAGATTCACGATCGAGATTTTGTTGTTCAGAAAATATCTGAATTATTAGCAAAATCTAAACTATCAAATTTGTAAGTTTCcacttaatatttttagttttgaccatacaatttaatatgtaatatgtctatatagtaattaatatattttcaaataggAGCGTCGATCACGCATTTTTTCATAATAGTTTACGTAGTGATAGCAACAATGAGGAAACTAAAACCGCTAATGACTGGAAACCACAACCACCATTAATGACTCTGTTTAAAGCTCCATTAAGCAATGAAGCGACGCTAAAACAAGAAGCTAAAGAAAAACAATGGGAACTCCATTTTGCAGAGTATGGTAGAGGTATTACAATGTACAGAACAACAGAGACAGCAAAACTTATAATCCAGGGTATACCACAGTCTCTTAGAGGAGAAGTTTGGCTTACTTTTTCGGGTAATGCAGTCAATATAATCATTACCATATAATTGAATGGTATAACAtagtttcaatttatttctagGTGCGTTAAACGAAATGGTAATGAATCCAGGACTTTATAAATCGTTAGTTGATCAATCATTGGGTAAGTCTTGTCAGGCaaatgaagaaatagaaagagatTTGCACCGTTCTTTACCCGAACATCCAGCATTTCAATCTGACACTGGTATCAGTGCTTTAAGAAGAGTTCTTTCTGCATATGCTTGGAAAAATCCACAAATtggtaaaaattttattcgtgaaatttgtcattataaaattttcaaaaattatttaatcttaATTGTCTTAAAACAGGCTATTGTCAGGCCATGAATATAGTGGCTTCAGTTCTATTGATCTATTGTTCAGAAGAATCTGCTTTCTGGCAGTTATGTAATGTATGTGAATCATTATTGCCTGATTATTATGACAGAAGAGTAGTCGGTGCTCTTGTTGACCAAGGTCTTTTAGAAGAGCTAGCTGCTGAACACTTACCAACTTTACATGCTAGATTGCAGGAACTTGGTCTCATTAAAGTTATATCACTTTCATGGTTCTTAACCATATTTTTAAGCGTTATGCCAACTAGTAGCGCAGTAAATATAATGGATTGCTTTTTCTATGATGGAGCTAAAGTAATTTTCCAGGTACAacatattttatgtacatatatttcgtttttagctccttaattattttttattagtgaagatattgaattttattgataTCCTTTCTAATGAATacagaataaaatacatacagAAGAAATTTGAAGTAAACAGGTCTTTCTTCCTGTGTCAGATAGCATTGACAGTACTGGAGTGGAATCaggataaattattaaattgctGTGACGATGGTGAAGCAATGCAGTTATTAACAGATTACCTTGGGGGTGTATTCAATGATGAAGGACTTATACTTCCAAGACCAGTTGATAGCGCTGCTCCTAATAGAGTAAGAACGCTTTTATGCATTAGTTATATTTACGGAGATTCATGATTTTTATttgtgtttattattttagagTATATCTGTTCAGACTTTAATATATGAAGCATATTCAAGATATGGATCTTTGACTATTGGTGGAATAGAAAGACTTCGTTTAAAACACAGGCTTAGGGTAGTTCAAAGTTTGGAAGATGGAATTGAAAAGAATGTAATTAGAAGTGTTATTGTTGATAAATATATGACAATGGAAGAACTGCaggtattaatatatttaagaaagtATACATTCAAAAAACACAGATGCTTAAAAAACAATGATATCACTATCTAGGATCTGTTAAGTTTAGTAAGAGAAGAATTAATGAGTCAACGAAAATCTGAACCTGATCGTTATGATCCAACGCAGCCACCTTATGAGGCGTATAAAGTAGATTTTGAACTATTTAGGATATTATTTGGTGGCTTGTCTCCATGGGGAAAATGTAGTCAAGCTGAATCTCTCGCCGCCCGATTATTTCGTGTAAGTTAAtcgaattttacaaaataattttctacttttaagTGTAgctatttataacaaaaaaagaaaattatgaaaaataatagataatattaGAGAATTAACATCCATGTGTATGTTAGTTTTATTGAATAAGATCAAGCAAATACAGAAAATGTTCATAAGTAGTATTGTATATCAGTTAATGGATCGTAATCGTGATGGACTACTGAACTTTCGGGAATTAGTACAAGCGATTGGTATGACCGCAACCGCAGATTTAACACAAAGattaaaacttttatatacTCTACACTTACCACCATTACTCACACCTGTTGATTTCGAATCGCCAACGCATTCtggtaaatattattttataattcaaagCATTATAATAAGAAACTGTTTATTGTTACTTTAGACAAGTTAAACATATCAATATTAGATGGTGCTGAAGTCGCAGCAGAAGCTACAGATTTTTTTGACAGTATGGAACAAAGCGTTGCTTCTTTAGAAATGCCAGTTAGTTTAGCGGAAGAACCGAGTATCGGTACTTTATCTCGGTCGACAAGTATGACCAGCCAGGGAGATCAATCATGGGAAGTTCAAAGCATGGGAAGCTTACGCTCCATGATAGCATCCAAAGACAGCCCACTGGATCTTAAAACTGTGCCAAAAATGTCACAAAGACATTTCATTGCATTATGGAAAACTCTTTATGACATGTTCCCTGCACAACCAGAAGAACAAGAAACTTACCATTGTATAGCTTCAATAGGTAaattatacacatataaaagtattattaCTACTTGAAtccatattaaataaaaaacgttTTCCTTACATACAGGTACACTTTTACTCCAATTAGGCGATGTTGGTAAAAAGTTTTACGTCGGTCGAGATGAGTCTGAAGACAGTTTACTTTTGGCAGCTATTGCTGTTCAACAAACACCTCCAGCTGTAGAACGGGtaacatattatttatattaagtaAGTAATCTTAgagtatattataaattgtacataAAACATGATTTTTAGTCACACGATCGCAATGGAAATCCGTCAAATGTAGTTGCATCTACTGGTCCAGATTGGTCAATAAGTGTCGAACAGTTCTTGGCATCTGCCTTAACAGGTCAAGCTATAGTTGATTTTTTTAGTAAAAGGGCAGATCTTTCAGAAGCGATTACAACTTTAAAAAATCGTAGGTTTAATCGCGTTCATTCCTTATCAGATACTCCTGTGTTAAATGTTTGATACGCAGGTTTAACTGTTTATAAGAATAGTGTaagatatatgtaaaatttataaagtcATAGATTGCCTTGAATAATTGACCAGTAATTTCGTTTCCTAAGGaaatttctacatttattgcaattagataaataaatcttaGTTAAAAGATAAGTTTGTAATGTgcaaaatacatttttgtaagaaaataatagttaacatgaatttaaaaaaaattagaatataatgTTTCAATACAGTAATTCAAGTAGCATCTAAattttacatagtattactcttatatttttttattgattccGAAATTACAGATATAAAAAACGTTTAGTcttttatgttttaatattatgtactAATTTACTAtgaagataaaattttactgCAAATGTgattaagaattaattattctttcaaaaatattaatctttaaatatatataaatctattgGCCTAatcatacaatataataatcatACTGATCAAAATCGAAAGATGGTATCAATAGAATATACTCAGGGTAATATTTCTGACATGTTAGTTCCAAATCAGTTCCATCACATTTTAACAATATTCATGCTTGAAGATGAAGTTCCCGATAAATGatactaatataatataacagaaatattttttagaattaaagTGTATTGAACTCTTGCAAGTTTCCATATTTTCCCAATTATGACATGAGGGACATATGCACAAagtcattaaatatttttactcatttaatatatgtacTGTTTAATCTcgcaaatatattaaaaatttcaaaacattaaaaacaataaaaaaagtattgtACACTAATTTTTGATTACcaacaattataataataattagtgtgtgacaaattgatattttaaaacaatatgGTAATCGATCAAGACTATACTTATACTATATACGTCCTTAAAACAATATTAGATAAATCttcgaaatatttaagaatttatacTATCTCTTATTATTCAAGGCGTTACATGCATAATACAAAGTTTAGAACggatacatattttaaaacatttgtaaatgtttttgttaaatgcagttaaatattaatatttgaaatcatACTTTTTTGACATATgtaactatattttttaaaatgatttttatttttatataatcattgcgtacataattttttaaacggaACTAGCGAAAAGTTATTCCATCGTAACAAGCatgaaatatctaaaaatttatctttctgtatcatatatatgtatataacgatCCATTATTTCATATGTAAAACTCTatgtacaaattatataataaatgatatatataatagaactTTCATGGaattatatgtacaatttAAGTTGGTAGTTTGATACAGTAATACACATTGTattagtttttttttatatttttattgaaagaataaaataattatcatagattaaaaattttttggtAATATACCATCATTTTTTGCAAGTCGTACCAAACAATCATCGGATTCACCctgaaaaaattaagaaagcagttattttaaaaaatgctaaGTTCTACCAGTAATTAGTACAACAGTAAATAACGTACCATACGACGAATAGCGCCACAAATTGCATACATCTTTTGAGAGTCAGTCATGCGTCCAGTTTCAGGATCAACATCAGCAATACTTAATTGAATAGATGCATGATCCTTGGCATGGATGATACGATTACTCGATGAgctataaaatacaatttatataagaTTTATAGCCGATTTAACGTTAATTTATAGCTATATTtgcactttttatttaaagaaggACATTGTTATATCATTAAAAGCAGCAATCCACGTGTATCACATACCATTTTCTTGGTATGTACAAGTCAACAAGTACGCCGTTGTCGTTCTCCATTTTTATATCTGTAACAgagtttaaaatatataatatccgCTATGTTTTGTACAGAATTATAACACTAGAAGCTTTTAAATTAAGATATATTCTTACTTTTGATTGCTAAATGTGCAAGATAAAATGGCTTCGTACGCAAAAGAACTTTTCCGACAACAGTACGTACATATGTCAGAAACTAAAATCACGCTTACCAACATTGACAATAAGTCTCTATATATTTctagaaattcaaatatatttctaatatatccatatgaatacatattaatctgttattaattttacagtttttataaatgtaaaaataatatttggaaacaatataaacatttaatcgattatataatataattaatataacaaagtAACATATGAAATGACTCGCAATATTTCTTTGCAAagcaataaaagaataaaatatttttataaaatagcaatatttataacgaggaaaattaaatatataatgcgatatatctatattcaaattaaaaataaaaacaagcaAAAAAAATTGCGCGTGGCAAGTATCGCCGCCAAGCGGACATCGAAGGAAATATTCCTTGTCTATATTACTGTCGTACAGTTCCATCGGGCATTCGGTGACTTGAAGTCATCCGGTAAATTATGATGCTTTTATGATGTGCCTTTGTATTTCGTAAACACGGTGAGGTGTGTTAATGTTCTGTTGCGCGTGTTTAAACAGACTGTGATACGAAAGTGTGTCCGATGTTAAAACATGTACcgtttattatatacatattacaatTAAAGATAACACACGATATCTAGCCGAAAGTATGCTCGATGCACTGCGATGCAATTACAACATTAACGTTAAGTGCgcttatattttttctcataATAACAACAAAACGTTAATCGCGTCAGTTCCAGCTACACGTGTTCATCGAACATGTCTATGAAGGTGAGCTTTTTTctgttaaaattcaattatatttcactCATTACCCAATGTATGCATTTTACTATATCGATATGTTTTGAATGAAACATTGCATGCCACGTTTTCGAATACAATTCGAAATAAACAGAAATTACtgttttaatgtaatttcGAAGATACTGTATGATACAGCTAATAGATCGTACGTATAAAACTTTTTATACTCGAAGAAGCAACTTTGGATAATCGAGCAAAAAGTTTAGACTTGAAATATTGTTCctagaattttaaattgaaatcatCGTTTcaggaaaagataaaatatacgtTCTCCGAGGAaaacgtaattaattttttatgctcatcatttacatattcatgaaaattatCACTTaccattaaaatatacatgtttaataaaaaaaaggtttaataaaaaaatgactTTGCTCGTGATCCTTTACGTGGCATGTATGCGCTTAAGAACATAAAACTAGATGAGATCAGATGAAATTTATGGCAGACTGATGTCACTTCTCAGCTGTGCAATAAGTTGCTAACACCTTGTCCTGTTTATTCTACGAACGAGTAAACACCGATTATGGgttttacaatatttgaatatatcaTACgcatgaataaataatttgaaatagtcaCGATCATAGACTGTAGCGATCGATTAAGATCACGGGAAATCTTTTTATGCATTGATTGTCGCGCTTAACACTAGATGACCTAGAAACATAAGTTAGCGATGCTAAACAACGTAACATTGCACTTTGATAAACTTACATGATTTATCCATtgcataaagaaattatttacgtAGAACTTGTTTCGCACAActgttttttaaatgaaatataatacgcGCTCTTTTTCAGAATGTTTTTAGTACCTCTTGAGAGCAGAATTTGTTTG encodes:
- the Rps21 gene encoding ribosomal protein S21, with the protein product MENDNGVLVDLYIPRKCSSSNRIIHAKDHASIQLSIADVDPETGRMTDSQKMYAICGAIRRMGESDDCLVRLAKNDGILPKNF
- the Tbc1d8-9 gene encoding TBC1 domain family member 8/9 isoform X2, yielding MVTEQATVYFVLQRRKGHGKTKGLTSILVGTLDSVFDTKPPPFRILHQTPSSEVYWAVACSLTHEEILQDWEWLHSNLMDTLTSFDTEEEITEFVCCKIQSIIANNVPDCQFADEEDPESFKTVSFKFHQLFNIPKEDKLVNYYSCSYWKSRLPRQGWLYLSINHMCFYAYILARETKLIIRWADITELSKTNSILFPDSIRVVTRDNKEHYFSMFLHKSDTYSLMEQLTNIAMKRLIDEKSGFNEDRELLNKLSKNVPKKPSFLKRDLDARAHSEAYRLQFRLPGNEKLDGSIDATLWTPYNKRYVWGKIFLSQNYLCFESRVRGLVSLVIPLREVRLIEPAENQSTSTGIDKSILVTTARSSFLFAQIHDRDFVVQKISELLAKSKLSNLSVDHAFFHNSLRSDSNNEETKTANDWKPQPPLMTLFKAPLSNEATLKQEAKEKQWELHFAEYGRGITMYRTTETAKLIIQGIPQSLRGEVWLTFSGALNEMVMNPGLYKSLVDQSLGKSCQANEEIERDLHRSLPEHPAFQSDTGISALRRVLSAYAWKNPQIGYCQAMNIVASVLLIYCSEESAFWQLCNVCESLLPDYYDRRVVGALVDQGLLEELAAEHLPTLHARLQELGLIKVISLSWFLTIFLSVMPTSSAVNIMDCFFYDGAKVIFQIALTVLEWNQDKLLNCCDDGEAMQLLTDYLGGVFNDEGLILPRPVDSAAPNRSISVQTLIYEAYSRYGSLTIGGIERLRLKHRLRVVQSLEDGIEKNVIRSVIVDKYMTMEELQDLLSLVREELMSQRKSEPDRYDPTQPPYEAYKVDFELFRILFGGLSPWGKCSQAESLAARLFRLMDRNRDGLLNFRELVQAIGMTATADLTQRLKLLYTLHLPPLLTPVDFESPTHSDGAEVAAEATDFFDSMEQSVASLEMPVSLAEEPSIGTLSRSTSMTSQGDQSWEVQSMGSLRSMIASKDSPLDLKTVPKMSQRHFIALWKTLYDMFPAQPEEQETYHCIASIGTLLLQLGDVGKKFYVGRDESEDSLLLAAIAVQQTPPAVERSHDRNGNPSNVVASTGPDWSISVEQFLASALTGQAIVDFFSKRADLSEAITTLKNRRFNRVHSLSDTPVLNV
- the Tbc1d8-9 gene encoding TBC1 domain family member 8/9 isoform X1, whose product is MWVKPQEVLLANALWVTEQATVYFVLQRRKGHGKTKGLTSILVGTLDSVFDTKPPPFRILHQTPSSEVYWAVACSLTHEEILQDWEWLHSNLMDTLTSFDTEEEITEFVCCKIQSIIANNVPDCQFADEEDPESFKTVSFKFHQLFNIPKEDKLVNYYSCSYWKSRLPRQGWLYLSINHMCFYAYILARETKLIIRWADITELSKTNSILFPDSIRVVTRDNKEHYFSMFLHKSDTYSLMEQLTNIAMKRLIDEKSGFNEDRELLNKLSKNVPKKPSFLKRDLDARAHSEAYRLQFRLPGNEKLDGSIDATLWTPYNKRYVWGKIFLSQNYLCFESRVRGLVSLVIPLREVRLIEPAENQSTSTGIDKSILVTTARSSFLFAQIHDRDFVVQKISELLAKSKLSNLSVDHAFFHNSLRSDSNNEETKTANDWKPQPPLMTLFKAPLSNEATLKQEAKEKQWELHFAEYGRGITMYRTTETAKLIIQGIPQSLRGEVWLTFSGALNEMVMNPGLYKSLVDQSLGKSCQANEEIERDLHRSLPEHPAFQSDTGISALRRVLSAYAWKNPQIGYCQAMNIVASVLLIYCSEESAFWQLCNVCESLLPDYYDRRVVGALVDQGLLEELAAEHLPTLHARLQELGLIKVISLSWFLTIFLSVMPTSSAVNIMDCFFYDGAKVIFQIALTVLEWNQDKLLNCCDDGEAMQLLTDYLGGVFNDEGLILPRPVDSAAPNRSISVQTLIYEAYSRYGSLTIGGIERLRLKHRLRVVQSLEDGIEKNVIRSVIVDKYMTMEELQDLLSLVREELMSQRKSEPDRYDPTQPPYEAYKVDFELFRILFGGLSPWGKCSQAESLAARLFRLMDRNRDGLLNFRELVQAIGMTATADLTQRLKLLYTLHLPPLLTPVDFESPTHSDGAEVAAEATDFFDSMEQSVASLEMPVSLAEEPSIGTLSRSTSMTSQGDQSWEVQSMGSLRSMIASKDSPLDLKTVPKMSQRHFIALWKTLYDMFPAQPEEQETYHCIASIGTLLLQLGDVGKKFYVGRDESEDSLLLAAIAVQQTPPAVERSHDRNGNPSNVVASTGPDWSISVEQFLASALTGQAIVDFFSKRADLSEAITTLKNRRFNRVHSLSDTPVLNV